A region from the Mesorhizobium huakuii genome encodes:
- a CDS encoding ABC transporter permease subunit (The N-terminal region of this protein, as described by TIGR01726, is a three transmembrane segment that identifies a subfamily of ABC transporter permease subunits, which specificities that include histidine, arginine, glutamine, glutamate, L-cystine (sic), the opines (in Agrobacterium) octopine and nopaline, etc.), whose protein sequence is MNGFAIQFLHGLSMTVLVAAISGVLGTAVGLVGAASKLSAYRIPMWLAEVYTTVIRGVPELLVILLIYFGGTAAITLVIGRYVEISALSAGVIALTVIFGAYSTEIFRGAILSIPHGQWEAASSIGLKSWQIWWCCHID, encoded by the coding sequence ATGAACGGCTTTGCCATACAATTCCTGCACGGACTGAGCATGACCGTGCTGGTTGCAGCCATCAGCGGTGTCCTAGGTACCGCCGTGGGCCTCGTCGGCGCCGCGTCAAAGCTGTCAGCGTATCGGATCCCGATGTGGCTGGCCGAAGTCTATACGACCGTTATCAGGGGCGTGCCCGAGCTGCTTGTGATCCTCCTCATTTATTTCGGGGGAACGGCGGCGATCACCCTCGTGATCGGCCGATATGTCGAAATCAGCGCCCTCTCGGCAGGTGTCATCGCGCTGACCGTCATTTTTGGCGCCTACTCCACCGAAATATTCCGTGGCGCGATCTTGAGTATCCCGCATGGACAATGGGAGGCCGCATCATCGATCGGCCTGAAATCTTGGCAGATTTGGTGGTGCTGTCACATTGATTAA